One window of Paenibacillus sp. FSL K6-3182 genomic DNA carries:
- a CDS encoding ThuA domain-containing protein: protein MANIKVTVWNEYRHEKQNEQVASIYPEGIHNAIGGYLKTVDGFEVKTAVLDEPEHGLSDDVLYHTDVLIWWGHLAHAEVRDDIVEKVRARVMEGMGLIVLHSGHGSKIFERLLGTKTGDLKWRDDGEKERVWVIEHGHPIADGLNDYIEIPKEEMYGERFDIPAPDELVFISWFEGGEVFRSGCCYRRGKGKLFYFRPGHETFPIYHHPDVLRVIANGVRWAAPVQGASISLGRVAPLEPIGK, encoded by the coding sequence ATGGCTAATATAAAAGTAACAGTCTGGAATGAATATCGGCATGAGAAGCAAAATGAACAGGTAGCAAGCATCTATCCCGAAGGGATTCATAACGCAATTGGCGGCTACTTGAAAACAGTGGATGGCTTTGAAGTAAAGACAGCGGTTCTCGATGAGCCTGAACATGGGCTAAGCGATGATGTGCTGTATCATACGGATGTGCTCATCTGGTGGGGACATCTCGCTCATGCTGAGGTGCGGGATGATATTGTCGAGAAGGTGCGCGCACGCGTCATGGAGGGCATGGGGTTAATCGTTCTTCATTCTGGCCATGGCTCCAAAATATTTGAGCGTTTGTTAGGCACTAAAACAGGAGATCTCAAATGGCGCGATGATGGCGAGAAAGAGCGGGTTTGGGTTATCGAGCACGGCCATCCGATTGCGGACGGCTTAAATGATTATATTGAAATTCCGAAGGAAGAAATGTACGGGGAGCGCTTTGACATACCCGCACCGGATGAGCTCGTATTTATTTCCTGGTTCGAGGGGGGAGAGGTATTTCGAAGCGGCTGCTGCTACCGAAGAGGAAAAGGCAAGTTGTTTTATTTCCGGCCTGGACATGAAACATTCCCGATCTACCATCATCCAGATGTGCTGAGAGTCATTGCGAATGGCGTACGATGGGCGGCTCCTGTTCAAGGCGCAAGCATATCGTTAGGACGTGTTGCTCCGCTCGAGCCAATTGGAAAGTAA